DNA from Roseimicrobium sp. ORNL1:
CCCGCCGGGCCGGAGCACTCGAGCCACCTCTGCCAGGAATCCCGGGAAATCAGGATAGCAGTGTGACGCCTCGACATTGATGACCGCATCCAATGAGCTGTCCTGAAACGGGAGCTTCTGCGCATCTCCCTGCACGAAAGTGAGCCCCTCCACCTGGTGGCGCTGCCTGCAGAACTGAATGCCCTTCGGATTAAGGTCGAGTCCCGTATATGTAGCAGGCTGCATGGTCCGCGTGATCCAGGACGCCCCACCTCCATGTCCGCAGCTCACCTCGAGCACTTCCCTGCCGTGCAAGGCCACCTGAGAGGCCACGTGATGGTAGAGTTGGATGCACGCGCGGTTGGGTTCATCCCCGGGCGCCAGTGGCAGTCCTACCGGCGGATCAGTTTCGAAGGCGTAGTTCAAAAAAAGCACCTCCTCCCCGCGCAGCCGGCGTGTCAGGAATGGATACCACATCCGCCAGATGGCTTTGCGAATGCTGCCGACAGCCAGAATGCGTTCGAGGAGTGACATGCTCTTATGCGTCAAGCTACCAGCACCCGCAGGCTTGATGCCGTGAATGCATCCCGCAGCACCTTCAGCTGCGCTGCGGACAGCGCGCGCAGTGAAGTGGGTGCCTTCTTCGCACCGGTCATGAAGTGACGCAACGCCGCCAGGAAGAGCGCGGGCTGCTCATCCATTTCGATGCCCAGTTCCTCGGGGAATGCGGCATCGAGAATGGCGAAGGAGTACTCCGTCTCTCCGGCCAGTTCCATGGCCCAGCGCAGGACGGTTTCCGTTGGCTCCATCGCAGGAAAACGCTGCGCGACCAGTTCCAGCAGGTCTTTACGCGTCGGCACATTCATGAGCAGCGCGAGGAAGAAGCGGTGCTCCGGCTCGGAGATGGAACTGCGCATCTCCTTGATGGCATCTCGCCTCACATTCTCCTCAAGGGTCGCTGCTACTCCTGCCGCGAGTTTGCCATGCTTCTCTTCAAAAGCTTCGAGCACCGGCTCCCATTCGTCCATCTGCGAGAGGTGACCCATGGCATGTTGCAGGATGAAGAAGCCGCGCTCGAAATCCAACTCGGCAATCATCTCCTGCACCAGGTCGGCGTAATCGGGATCGTCAGACTGCTCGAGCACCTCCAGGAGCTGCTTGCGGCGCATGGTCAGCGTGTCGCTGTATACCGGGTCCAGGGCGATGTGTGGCGGCAGGTAGTTGAACTGTGGCCCCGTGCCTGGATCATGCTGCGTGCGTACCACCACGGTGACGGAGGGGGTGTCCAGATGGAAGAGCGAGTGGATGCAACGCTGACCTGAAATGATGGGCACAGTGCGACCTGTCTCCAGCAGCTCGATGTGTTTCATGCGCACATCTCCCACGCGGAAGTGAGGCGTCACCGGCTGTGCGTTCTCAAAGCCATAATGCGCATGGATGCTGGATCCGGCCATGACATGAAAAGCGCCGGAGAACTCATGCTGGTGAATGTCCGTGGTGCCATCCAGCCAGAAGAGAATCTGGATGTAGAAGCGCGGATGATTGTACGCCACGAGCTCTGGCTGACCGAAGCCCGAGTCGGTCTGGAGGGGTTGCTCATCATTCAGGAGGAACTCGCGCATGAAAGGTCCCAGCTCCACATGCTCCGCAGGTGGCCGCTCCTCGAGCGCCACGCGGGCAATGTCCGGAAACGTCTCCAGAGAGAAGTTCTCCTTCTTCCACCGCTCCAGCACCGTGCGGCCGAGCTCATCAAAATAGGCGTCCATGTCCACCCATCCGCCATGCCGTTTCCAATCACAAGGACCATTCACCATTCCGGTGGCTGCACCAGAAGCTCGATTGCCCGTCCCTTCCCGCTTGCGTAGGTGCATGCCTGAGCGTTTCATAAGAGCTGGCAGCGGCCATGTCCGCGCCATGGCTGTCCCCATGACACCCTTCGTCACCATCGCCCAAGCACGCACCCCTCAGGGCGCGGAACTCACCCTGCACTCACATGGCGCGCACTTCTACCTGCGCGTGAATCGCGAGCCGCTCATGGGGACCAATGCCCCCGAGTCCGAAAAGGCGCTGGCCCAGTGTGCCTGCGCTGGTCTGAAGGGCAGAAAGAGCGTGCGTGTGCTGATCGGCGGACTGGGATTTGGATTCTCCCTACGCCAGACGCTGGAACTGGTCGGCCACCATGCCAAGGTCGAAGTCGCCGAGTTGCTGCCCGAAGTGGTGGCATGGAATCGCGCTTTCCTCAAGGAGGTGAATGGCGCCCTGCTGGACGACCCGCGGGTGAAGGTCACCATTGAGGATGTCTTCCAGACCGTCATCAATGCTCCGGCGGCACACTACGATGCCATCCTGCTGGATGTGGACAATGGTCCTGTGGCCATGGTGCAGGATGGGAACGCACGGCTCTACCGGGCGCGTGGCCTCGCGGCGATCATACATGCTCTAAAGCCCGGAGGCCGAGCCACCTTCTGGTCCGCCACCCCTGACCGGCAATTTGGCAAGGAACTCGGGAAAGCGGGATTCGTCGTCGATGTCGTATCAGCCAAGTCCCATGCCCATGCTCGACGCCATGATCACACCATCTTCGTGGCGACACGGAAGGAAGAAGCAGGCAAAATGATGCCTGCAGACAAACGCCGCGGATCATAAATGTTGCCGTGAGCGCAAATTCGTTTTAACCCAGTCTCATGCCGCCCGCCTACCACGGCAGCGGCGTTCACAGGAGAAACCCAGCAACCCAATCCCACTATGAAAGCGCAAGACGCAAAGAAGGAGAAAAAGAAACTGCCGCAGAAGTCGCTGAAGGAAAAGCGCGCCGCCAAGGCCGAGAAAAAGAAGGGCAAGTAAGCACGCGGCTGAGCCAAACGTGATTCCAGGGAGGTGCTGCGATGGCGGCACCTCCCTTCTTTTTGCTGCGCTACTTCTCCGGCTCTGCTGGTGCCTTGAGCCTGCCGGCCGCCTTCTTCTTCAGCATGCCCGGTGAGTTCCACTTGATGACGTGATATGTTGCCGGGGTATCGCCTGCATTGCGGATGCTGTGCATCTGGTTGGAGGCC
Protein-coding regions in this window:
- a CDS encoding phthiotriol/phenolphthiotriol dimycocerosates methyltransferase, which codes for MSLLERILAVGSIRKAIWRMWYPFLTRRLRGEEVLFLNYAFETDPPVGLPLAPGDEPNRACIQLYHHVASQVALHGREVLEVSCGHGGGASWITRTMQPATYTGLDLNPKGIQFCRQRHQVEGLTFVQGDAQKLPFQDSSLDAVINVEASHCYPDFPGFLAEVARVLRPGGHFLYTDFRFSDLFAAWDEAVSAAPMEIVQSRDIGIEVLRGMDCNAARSLALIHERLPGFLHAIGRDFAGIPGSRVYVALQSGELAYRSWCFRKP
- a CDS encoding spermine synthase; amino-acid sequence: MTPFVTIAQARTPQGAELTLHSHGAHFYLRVNREPLMGTNAPESEKALAQCACAGLKGRKSVRVLIGGLGFGFSLRQTLELVGHHAKVEVAELLPEVVAWNRAFLKEVNGALLDDPRVKVTIEDVFQTVINAPAAHYDAILLDVDNGPVAMVQDGNARLYRARGLAAIIHALKPGGRATFWSATPDRQFGKELGKAGFVVDVVSAKSHAHARRHDHTIFVATRKEEAGKMMPADKRRGS